The sequence CACGCCATCGACGATGCTCGCGATGGACCGCGTCTCGGCAAAGGGCAACACCGGCGGGGTGTCGACTATGATGTAGCGGTCTCCGTAACGTATCTTCATTTCCCGAAACAGGCTGCGCATGGCGTCGGAAGAGAACAGCTCCACCGGATTGGGGGTGGGCGTGCCCGCAGGCAGGACCGAGAGCTTTCCGATCCCCGTCTTGACCAGCAGTTCTCCCACGTCCAGACCCTCGCGCATGCAATCCGAAAGCCCCTTGCACGAGCCAAGGCCCAGGTACTTGTGCACGGCGGGCCGCCGCAGGTCGGCATCGACGAGCAGAACCGTATGATCGTACTCACCCGCAAGGCTTGCGGCCAGGTTGACCGCGGTCATGCTCTTGCCCTCGCCCGCGGTGGAACTGGTCACGGCGATGAGGTTGTCGAAACGCTCACGCTTGGTCATCTTGACCAGCGCCTCCTTCAACTTGCGGTACTCCTCCGCCATGGGCGACAAAGGCGCGTTGATGACCACCATGGTCTCCTCGGCCAAGCGGACCCCGCCGACGCTGGTCGACTCGCCCATGGGCGCCCGGGCAATGCCGGACACTCCGGCCCTGTTTCCTTTGCTGTGCAATCCGGATTGCATTCCAGCCGCTTTGGCCAGT is a genomic window of Desulfomicrobium baculatum DSM 4028 containing:
- a CDS encoding XrtA-associated tyrosine autokinase codes for the protein MSRIEEALAKAAGMQSGLHSKGNRAGVSGIARAPMGESTSVGGVRLAEETMVVINAPLSPMAEEYRKLKEALVKMTKRERFDNLIAVTSSTAGEGKSMTAVNLAASLAGEYDHTVLLVDADLRRPAVHKYLGLGSCKGLSDCMREGLDVGELLVKTGIGKLSVLPAGTPTPNPVELFSSDAMRSLFREMKIRYGDRYIIVDTPPVLPFAETRSIASIVDGVILVVKEGMPSLEQIEEAIDALDQKVLGIVYNGAHLQSRSSYYYAE